A genomic region of Nitrospiraceae bacterium contains the following coding sequences:
- a CDS encoding peptidylprolyl isomerase — protein sequence MTAQTATITVTSKNEPWGQIVLRFFPDVAPNHVKNFTDLAKKGFYNGTTFHRVIPGFMIQGGDPNSKNPDRASHGMGGPGHNVKAEFNSKPHKRGTLSMARANDPDSAGSQFFICVNDANFLDWQYTVFGEVQSGLDVVDKVVGAKRDGRDNPLERVEMTVTITE from the coding sequence ATGACCGCACAAACCGCGACGATTACCGTGACATCCAAGAACGAGCCCTGGGGCCAGATCGTGCTGCGCTTTTTCCCGGATGTGGCGCCGAATCATGTGAAGAATTTTACGGACCTGGCGAAGAAGGGCTTTTACAACGGCACCACGTTTCATCGAGTGATTCCCGGGTTCATGATCCAGGGGGGAGATCCCAACAGCAAGAATCCGGATCGTGCGTCGCACGGGATGGGTGGCCCCGGCCACAACGTGAAGGCGGAGTTCAATAGCAAGCCGCACAAGCGGGGAACCCTTTCCATGGCGCGCGCGAACGATCCGGACAGCGCCGGGTCGCAATTCTTCATTTGCGTGAACGACGCCAATTTCCTGGATTGGCAGTATACGGTGTTCGGGGAAGTACAGAGCGGGCTCGACGTGGTCGACAAGGTCGTCGGGGCCAAGCGTGACGGACGGGACAACCCGCTGGAGCGCGTGGAAATGACCGTGACGATTACCGAGTGA
- a CDS encoding TolC family protein: MMYLLPLRTGLMLAVLSLAAASASLTHAAEADQPVPLSRGSFLGVQQAVEIAVKNHPMLIEGQANLKASEARTEQARSLYYPQVYANANTVAGAGVSNPRFLVGGGLLRENQTTFTGGVIANQRLYDFGYTSNLVESNKLAERAQGQDVNARRALVLLYVQRAYLNSLKRHRLVQIAEETVRERGIIAGQIETLYRQQLKSKLDFDLARVELVNAQSLLVRSRNDLKASFADLNRTMGIAGADDYVLEDISVAVRPQKTLETLINESLSHPEVKRAKEQTASADARLTATKRQYLPTFSAIASGGTFDPFDPRQNQQTGGWWMAGAMVSMPLFTGFLIENQVVEANANRQAASAATSNIEQALTQQVTNAYLDTLTFAQQITLAEEQVKTAQEALQLSKQRYKLGLGTVVEVTQSEVAVTAAQTRLADTQYDYKIAEVTLAYTSQGDDTGRILLLSRASTASRPTDAASQTEGPPVAAY, from the coding sequence ATGATGTATCTCTTGCCACTCAGGACAGGCCTCATGCTGGCCGTCTTATCTCTAGCCGCAGCTTCAGCCTCCCTCACCCATGCCGCCGAAGCGGACCAGCCGGTGCCGTTGTCGCGCGGCAGTTTTCTCGGCGTGCAGCAGGCCGTAGAAATTGCTGTGAAGAATCACCCGATGCTGATCGAGGGCCAGGCCAACTTAAAAGCCTCGGAGGCGCGTACGGAACAGGCACGCTCCCTGTATTACCCCCAGGTCTACGCCAACGCGAACACCGTAGCCGGCGCCGGCGTGAGCAATCCCCGGTTTCTGGTCGGAGGAGGCTTGCTGCGCGAAAATCAAACCACCTTCACCGGCGGCGTGATCGCCAACCAACGCTTGTACGATTTCGGCTACACCAGCAATCTGGTCGAGTCGAACAAGCTCGCCGAACGCGCCCAAGGGCAGGATGTGAATGCGAGACGCGCACTGGTGCTACTGTATGTGCAGCGCGCGTATCTGAACAGTTTGAAGCGGCATCGTCTGGTGCAGATCGCAGAGGAGACGGTGCGTGAACGCGGGATCATCGCCGGCCAGATTGAAACGCTCTATCGCCAGCAACTGAAATCGAAGCTCGACTTCGACCTGGCCCGCGTTGAGCTGGTGAACGCCCAATCCCTGCTGGTGCGAAGCCGCAATGATCTCAAGGCCAGTTTCGCCGACTTGAACCGAACCATGGGCATTGCCGGAGCGGACGACTATGTCCTGGAAGATATTTCCGTCGCCGTTCGCCCGCAGAAAACGCTGGAGACACTGATCAACGAAAGCCTCTCCCATCCGGAGGTCAAACGGGCAAAGGAGCAGACGGCCTCCGCCGACGCACGACTGACGGCCACGAAACGCCAATACCTGCCGACGTTTTCCGCGATCGCCAGCGGCGGCACCTTCGATCCCTTCGATCCACGCCAGAACCAGCAGACCGGCGGATGGTGGATGGCTGGCGCCATGGTCTCCATGCCGCTGTTCACCGGGTTCCTGATTGAAAATCAGGTCGTGGAAGCCAATGCCAATCGGCAGGCCGCCTCCGCTGCCACGAGCAACATCGAGCAGGCGTTGACGCAGCAGGTCACCAATGCCTACCTCGACACCCTGACCTTCGCGCAACAAATCACGCTGGCGGAAGAACAAGTCAAGACGGCGCAGGAAGCGTTACAGCTCTCCAAGCAGCGCTACAAACTCGGGTTGGGTACGGTAGTAGAAGTCACCCAATCAGAAGTCGCAGTAACGGCGGCGCAAACACGACTGGCGGACACACAATACGACTATAAGATCGCAGAAGTCACGCTGGCCTACACGTCGCAAGGCGACGACACAGGCCGCATTCTGTTGCTGAGCCGCGCATCGACGGCTTCCCGCCCGACTGACGCGGCGAGCCAGACGGAAGGACCGCCCGTTGCGGCATACTAG